One genomic region from Alkalidesulfovibrio alkalitolerans DSM 16529 encodes:
- a CDS encoding DUF7768 domain-containing protein — MKRIFVCSPFAGDIARNVRVAEALCRQVMRSGHAPFAPHLLYPTFTDDSVPEQRETGIACGLAYMECCDEVWAFTGNGISSGMRLELDRAGQLGKPILEIAEV, encoded by the coding sequence ATGAAACGCATCTTTGTCTGCAGCCCGTTCGCGGGCGACATAGCCCGAAACGTCAGGGTCGCCGAGGCGCTTTGCCGCCAGGTCATGAGAAGCGGTCACGCGCCGTTCGCGCCGCACCTGTTGTATCCAACCTTCACCGACGACAGCGTTCCAGAGCAGCGGGAGACGGGCATCGCCTGCGGCCTGGCCTACATGGAATGTTGCGACGAGGTGTGGGCGTTCACCGGCAACGGCATTTCCAGCGGCATGCGGCTGGAACTCGACCGGGCCGGACAACTGGGCAAGCCGATCCTCGAGATCGCCGAGGTGTAA
- a CDS encoding CIS tube protein produces MAWDQQPIKGYLVDADTGERLEFQYNPNSISDEKSTDYATIKIPGMSHPRYQYVAGEPRRIAFKVELFKGPVKQKVDWLRSLQYPEHAGTMLKNAPHRVLLIFGDLYPGVTCIVRQVKARFFGLFDRDNLLPQRAEVDIVLEEYVDRSINWSEVRS; encoded by the coding sequence ATGGCCTGGGATCAACAGCCCATCAAGGGATATCTGGTGGACGCCGACACGGGGGAGCGGCTCGAATTCCAGTACAACCCCAACTCCATCAGCGACGAGAAGTCGACCGACTACGCGACGATCAAGATCCCCGGCATGAGCCACCCGCGCTACCAGTATGTCGCCGGGGAACCGCGCCGGATCGCCTTCAAGGTCGAGCTGTTCAAGGGACCGGTTAAACAGAAGGTCGACTGGCTTCGCTCGCTGCAATATCCGGAACACGCCGGAACCATGCTCAAGAACGCGCCGCACCGCGTGCTGCTTATCTTCGGCGATCTCTACCCGGGCGTGACCTGCATCGTCCGGCAGGTGAAGGCGCGGTTCTTCGGCCTGTTCGACCGGGACAACCTGCTGCCGCAACGGGCCGAGGTGGACATCGTCCTCGAGGAATATGTGGACCGTTCCATCAACTGGTCGGAGGTGCGCTCATGA